In Bombus vancouverensis nearcticus chromosome 12, iyBomVanc1_principal, whole genome shotgun sequence, the genomic stretch TGTTGGTAGTATTAGTAGCGTGACATAGTTCTCAGTAATGCTactgtaaattttatattacattcTTTATATCACATTGCTCATATGTATGTAATAACTTGTCATATACACAATATATACGTTACTATTAAATAATGTACACATTTAAAGGAGTTACACGTGTAATATAGCAAAGGTTATAAGTAACACAAACTACTAAGCTATAAAATTAAACATGACGTAAATTATTGCATATTTTCTGAATTTCATTGAATGAATCAATACGTCGAAGAGAATTTTACAGTCATTTACCCTCGATTATTATCGCATCCAATCCTTCTTCCTCGCCATCTTCACAAATACATATACGAGGGACTAGAAAAGTTTCGTTCATGTTCACATCATCGATGGAAATAACCAtcgaataaataaacaaataaattttctaaacaATACGAAAGATTCGGAAATAGCGAGAAATGACCAAggataattataaaaatcagCTTAATTAAACAGAGAAACTATACTCCGGACGTTTGTCCTTGTTATACACTTTACCTATCTCTTTCTGTTGCCGCCCGTATCGTCTATCTTTGTCACACACAATCACTGTCTCTTTCTATTGACGCTCATGCAGCCCATTCTCCTGGAACATCGCTGTCGCCATCTATTTCTATGGCCCTCTGCATTGTCTATCCTTGTTGCCCACTATCCCCCTCTCTTTCTACTGTCATCCGTGCAGCCAATTCTCACAGAACACTGCCCTACCTATTTGTATGACCGCTCGCATCGTCTATCCTTGTCGCACACAGTCTCTGTCTCTTTCTAGCGCCCATTGAATAATTCTTCCTTGCTATATAATACCGCCGTCTTTGTCCAATCCTATGAACATACGTGTATATCCCTGTCCTTGTTGCGCACTCATGCCTTCTTCGTCCCACTCAGAGCTAGCATCTGTCCTTGTCACACACTAGTGCTCTCCTTGTCTACGAACAATCCACGTGCTATCATCTATTATCGGGTATACCAAGTTGCGGTTCCTACCGCTCTTGTTAGATGGCAGCACGTAGATCATCCTTAGACAAGGATAGCATCAGTGTGTGACAAGGACAGACGCTAGCTGCAAGTGGGACGACGAAGGCATGAGTGTGCAACAAGGACAGGGATATAATATACACGTACGTACACAGCATTGAACAAAGACGACGGTAATAAACAGCATGAATGGATTATTCAATGGGCGCTAGGAAGAGACAGAGACTGTGTGCGACAAAGATTGAGGATGCGAGCAGCTATACAAACAGGTAGGGCAGTATTCTATGAGAATTGGCTGCAGAAATGATaacagaaagagagggagatTGGATACGATAATAGTCGAGGGTAAATGACGAGACAGTAAAATTCTCTTTGACGTATTGTATTATTCAATGAAATTCAGAAAATACGCAGTGATTTAcattatgtttatttttatagtgTAGTAGTATGTGTTATTTGTAAGCTATGCTGTATTGGATGTATAACTCCTTTAAATGtgtatattattgtataataaCGTATATATTGTGTATATGATAAGTTGTTACATACAGATATGCAATATgatataaagaatataatataaaatttacatttgtTTTACTGAGAACTATGTCACGCTTGGAAGTAGTGTTTGCGGGTTGAAGAAATTTTTAGAATGCAGTCGTCCTATAATTATTCTCTGTGATGCTCTGGGATGTACTGACTTTCCAATATTTTACCTGTTACAAACAGAAATGCCGGTTATATAACAAGAAtggtataaaatattaatagtgTAAGATAATGCGAAGAATAATTACAGttactaatatattttaattattacaaaaataataacaatagtgtaatatcgaaaaataaggacagaaattttttttcgattacttacaatttattaatattaaactgaatatacagatataaattggacagagaacgatatttatttaacggaaactaaatgcaatactcgtatctatatcaaataactttacagttatttgatcactctcgtcacaacgaatctaacacacacactctctctctctaacaactctatcaattctcacgactctactcttcgacgactcgaaacctctaacgactctactcttcgacaactcgaaacctctaacgactctactcttcaacgactcaattagctctgactctcgcaacacactcgcttttcgactcgcatactctgacctctcaGTCATCCgcccttgaaacacgaaaccgtccttctactctaacgttgtttcttgtttttctcatatctctgtaagaactaggtggctttagtcacataggcgctcttaaatgtaaacgaaccacagaaggacgacgtacacggttttttctattttcaaccgatctctaattcaaatctattctacgatattacaatagtaataataaaaataaaagtttcataatattaaatatatataatttcatatttggttaatttatattcattattattatattgccATAGATTCGAAATCGCCGCCGGATAAAATAATGTTCAGATGTGAATTGTACCATTTCTACCAAGCAACAGCTATAGTTATTTTGTGATTGTTGAATTTGCGGTTGAAAAACTTGGTGAAAATTGGGTACGTGGTTATACGATGGTCGTCGAAGAAAAAAGTAGTGATTCGTTTAAGAAAAATCAAATAAACGATGACACGACACCGACGGAGCAGAAGACGTATTCGATGGAAAGTATCCTTTCCAAAAAGCTTTTTACTCACAAAAGTAGTTCTGTCAACGCCATATGTTATTTCCTAACCTATATTTGTCATTTCCTGTCTTTTTTACTTGCGAATATATGTCATTGTTAGGAATTACATTAAAATAATAACTttcataaatttacaaataaaaagctGTAAAAGTTATCTTTTTTCCATATACAGATTGtctttatttatgtttattatattattgattTCTTTTTGACATATTTGTGTTAATGAAGCATGATGTAGCAATTACTACATTTATATATCATCCGTGAATTATATGTTGTTACTTAATGATTGAATAgttctaaaaataataaaagaagcaCAGCAACAACATGGGTTGAGGCATGGTGACTATCAACGATACCGTGGATATTGCTCAAGAAGGCTGAGACGCCTTAGAAAAGTTCTAAAAGTCCCACAAGGAGACAAGCGTCACTTTAAGAGGAGAGACATAACAGCTATGATGGTTACAGATGATAAATTTTTACAAGTTCCCCTAATGATGGCTGAACGTGCTTGGAGTTATGCTATGCAATTGCGTCAAGAGTCTAATACAGAGCCAAGAAAGAAGTTTCACCTGATAtcaagactgaggaaagctgcTACATATTCTTTACAGTTGCAAGAACTGATAGAGGTAACTTAAATTTTCCTATGTTAAAACAGATTGATTTCTCAatggtaaatatatttttcagagTGTCAATTGCGATGCAAGGACAAAATTAGAAGCTCAAGCATATGTAGCATGGATACATGGGTCCCTACACTTTGAATTGCAACTATGGAAGAAAGCAATGGAGAATCTGAAAAAGGCTCAGGTGGTATATGGGAAGTTGGCATCTGCACTACCAGAATCTGAGCAAGTAATGTACAACGCTCGCGTCGAGGAGCTTGCTCCCAGTCTTAGATACTGTGCCTATAACATAGGAGATACCACTGCTATAGATGATTTAATGCAAATGAGAGGACAACTAAGTGGCGAGTTGTTAGCTAGTTTAGATTCATTGATAGCTCAAACTCGAGAGAAACAAATAAACGCCGAAGAAGTGACCTGGCGGGGCCAGTCCTGCGGTGTAGTTCCACCAAGAGCAGCTGGTCTTCTAATCGCCGATTCTAGACTAAACCAGACATTGGAGAAAGCAGCTACGAATCAAGCTAAGATTGATTTACTGGAAGCGCACTTGATAGATTGCAAAGATGCTATTTCAGCTGTAAGAGACTTATTCAAAAATGAGCTAAAAAATAAGGACAATGACAAGCTATCTCCTCCACAgcatttaattacatatttgcAATACATCAGACTGTCTCGTACACTAGAAAGAAACTTAGCATTGATCAATGCAGCAGCAGAATCTGCTAAAACAAAACCACAAGATATCGTGCGGTTATATGAGGCAGCACTTCACAATCTTGTTGAAATATCACAGCTACAGGATGATGAAGAGTTTGTACGCGAGCAAGAAGCTAAAACAAAGGGATACAGAGCttttaaatgttattacatggcACAATCACTAGCAAATCTTCACAGATGGAGAGAAGCCATGACCCTGTATCAAAGATCTACACAACATGCAAAAGATGCGCTAGAATATGGTAAAATACTTccagaatcattgaaagaagcTCTTGAAAAGCTAGAAATTTCTATAGAAGGTGCCAAGTATACAGCACATGCACATAGCGTTCTAGAAGATGGACAAGAAGAGGAATCTggtgttaataaatatacaaaaacaAAGAAACCGCTGCATGAACGTTTACACGAGTACAGAGAAGATAGTGCGCTTCTTACAAAACAACCTAATGTTTACAAATTGCCACCATCTATGCAACCTATCTCCTGCAAACCACTGTTCTTTGATTTAGCCTTCAATATGGTTGAATTCCCTGATCTGAGTGAGAAACTTGGTAACCAAACTAAAAAAGGAGGTCAAGCTGGTCTTACAGGATTTGTTAAAGGCCTTTGGGGTTGGGGTAACAAATAAAACAGGGGAAACATTCAAGAAACATTCAATTTTGGATATTATCGCACATAGTACGATAATGTATTTTTACCGTATTCAATCGGCTTGACAAAAACCGAGTTTTCTCTTATAACAACAGCAATAttgaataatgaaaataaaaaagatattattaatatgtgcttgattttttattaatgtttaatTCCTTTATTCTAATCATTTGTTCATTATTTGaacaattttatattcttttaaaatatttttcatttaattgaaCAGGATAGAATTTTTTGTATGACAGAATAAGGGACCTTTAGTTTAAGAAACTGATTAAATACTTTCACGATTAAAATAGACAAAATTAACAGAATGAGGGACGTATCGCGATTTAATGATTACACGTTTCAAAGTCAACCTTTCCCACTTAAGTCAACACATAACATAGATAAACAATACTTTCAAAACAATTCGCGAGTCGATGGAGTAAAGGAACGTGAGTACTTGGTGTACGCACCCCGGACCTTCACCGACTTACTTGAAGATTTAGACCAACATGATAGGGTTTACGATGCATCGATTACTATTAAAGCAACTCATACCGGCAATTAGTTAATCTAAAAATTCACTACATCGTAAACGGTTTCTCTTAAGTCATTTTACCTCTCTTAAAATCCCAAAGTTTCCGCGACCGCTATAAATGACAAAAAATCCCTACATTTTACTTATTTTTGagacaatattttataaatattttattttgaataataattaatttgaaataatttattttgaaaaaataagaTTAACATCAAATCCGCGCGCGTTAAAGTTTGGATTTccagaaaattatttaataccAGTACCAAATATTGTTTGTTCATTTGTTGATACGCATATCGTGAAGTAAAGTGAGAACGTGATAATTACGAATCACGAGattactattttatattaaacgtAATTATTCTGTACGccttttgaatttatttttatattaagcGAAATTAGAAatacattaaaaataaaatacaaactaAAAAGTTCTATAACATTAAGTTATATGATTAACCTTAATTACTAAATAATCTCGTGTTATCCTGTTTTTCCCCAAGATTAGTTGAATAACTAATAACAGAACTCATAATAACATGGATATTGAATTAGAACAATTGGCTATAAATCTTTTTGATATAGGAGCGTTTAAGTTTGGAGAATTTGTGACCAAAGTTGGTCTAAAAACACCAATATACTTTGATTTAAGAGTATTAGTCTCTCATCCAAAAATAATGGTAAGTTCTAATCTAATAATCTAATCTAATAATGGTAAGTACTATTGTTATAgtaattacaattatttgtatgcatctaaatgtaataatttatatttgttatatttacatTTGCTATCTGCAGACTCGTTTGGCTAGAATGTTATTGCTATTTGTAGAAGAATGTCCAAACGTAGCACGAATTTGTGGTGTTCCTTATGCAGCTTTACCATTAGCAACATTGATTTCTATAGATTCTAATGTGCCCATGTTAATTAAGAGAAAGGAAGCAAAGACATATGGTACAAAGAAAATTATAGAAGGGAATTTTAAGCCAGGAGATAGTTGTGTAATTATCGAGGATGTAGTTACAAGTGGTAGCAGTATTTTAGAGACAGCAGATATCTTAAGAAGGGAAGGTCTAAAAGTAACAGAAGCTTTTGTGGTAATTGACAGAGAACAAAATGGTAAAAAAAATATAGAGAGTCATGGTATTTTGATGAGGAGTCTCTATACAACCACAAAACTGATGACATACCTCTtgaaagctaataaaatttctCCCAAAATTGTTAAAGATGTGACTGATTACTTATTAATATCCCAAGCACCAATCATTTCTCCaggtaaaaagatatttaatatattttaagtaTTAAATAATTTGAGTACTTCACCTTAAAAAATTTCAGACACGCGATTGATGATGCCATTTCATATTCGTGCCAGTAGGTGCAAAAATGCAATTGGTTCTAAGTTATTTAATCTAATGGAATCAAAGCAATCCACTATATGTTTAGCAGCAGATCTAACTAAAGCAGATGCTGTTATAGAGTTGGCTGATTTAGTAGGACCACATATAGTGTTGTTAAAAACTCATGTAGATATATTAGAAGATTTTAGTGATAATTTCATCAAGCGTTTAAAAGAATTAGCTAAAAAGCATGACTTTTTATTGATGGAGGATAGAAAATTTGCTGATATCGGCAATACTGTATGTTTACAGTATGAAAAAGGGATTTACAAGATTGCCCAATGGGCAGATGTCGTTACGGTGCACGCGATTGCAGGTCAAAGTATCATAGATGGCTTcaaaaatagtttaaaaaaCATAAGCGAACCTCGTGGTCTATTTATCTTAGCAGAAATGTCCTCCAAAGGAGCACTGACGATTGGTGAATACGTGCAGAATGCTATAAATATTGCACAAAATTCGGATATAGTAGTTGGAGTTGTTTGTCAATCGGATATTTTCTCGAGTCCGGGACTTATTCAATTGACACCTGgtgtaaaaatattgaaaagttCCGATGACTTGGGACAGCAATACAACACTCCAGAATCTGTTGTTAATTCTGGAGCTGACTTAGCTGTAGTGGGTAGAGGTATTACCGAAGCGGAAGATAAATTGGCTGCCACATTAAAATACAAGGAAGAACTTTGGACAGCTTACATAAAACGAATAACTTCGTAATAAACATCAGACTAggggaaaaatatatttttttattttcgaataTGTATACAACAGTTAAAAACCGTAAATAATTGAGTAACACCGACTTTAAAAAAAAGATAAGTAAATAGAGCGATGCACAAATTTCGatgtatatacattatataataGTACATTAATCTATTCACATTTTTGTACAAAAGCTTTAAAGTGTATTTACTTGTTCCCATTAACAATGATACAGGATTACatgtacacatatgtatatccTTTGCAATGTGCAAGAAACTCTTtatatttcctataaatgctGCCATATAAAAATCGTTATATTTATACATGTTCACTTTACCTCTTTTGTACAAAATGCAATTAAATGAACCCCTTGCGATCCtatatattatttgtatgtaatgcagatattttacattttcgtaTATCTATTATAATGtcatgaaattatatttttcatcaaaactTAAGTGTTCTTGTCTTCAAATCAATTTACCTTATTTAGTCttaataggaaataaaaaaTGCGATAGTTTGCAGAGGGCCAAACTTAATTTTGTCATCACGAGCAAGTACTGTATTTCACTGGGAATGCCGTGCATACGAGATCAAATTTTTCATGCCTCCTTGCTCTGAGTAAGTTCTTCGACTAGTTTTCGGAATACTTGCGCTACCTGGCTATCAGGTAATGTTACCAGAACACTTTGGCCAGTTGCTGCTAATTTCCCAACTTGTGGATCTATAGGCACTTTTGCTAAGAATGGAACATTCACCATTTTTGAAAGAGCTATTCCTCCACCCGCGgaaaatatatttgtacattCCTAGAATTAGCATTCCttgtaaattgaaataaaaaactTGCTTTTATAATGTATGACAATAGTTTATACTAACTGAACATGATGGACAGACAAAGCCACTCATATTTTCAATAATCCCAAATATATGGATTCCAGTTTTCCTACAAAATGTTATTTCTCGTAAAACATCATCTACTGCAACTGCTTGTGGGGTGGTTACTATCAGTGCACCATCGCATTTCACATTTCTGAAAGCACAAAAAGCAGAATATAATTAATTCTCATTCTGATACatcattatatgttatatcctCATTAACATGCATTCAAACAGAGTGTGTGTATAAGCTTATCAATCTCATGACTAATGCTTATCTAACAAGAAATACACTTCATTTGAATGTCACATGATGATTAATCATAGTCACATGTGAGAGTCCAAAAGCACATGACAGGAGTATTACAAATCTAtggaatatttttgaaattctttTCACAATTAATATGACACATAACATTTAAGTATTTAACTATCTCACTAATACTTAAGTAAGTAAGAAATCTTACCTTAAGTTTTCCATCACTGTAATATGTTCATCCGAAGTTCCTGGTGGTGTATcaataattaaataatcaatATCTTGCCAAACAACATCAGTCAAAAATTGTTTAATCATTCCAGTTTTTTTTGGACCTCTCCAAACAATACTCTCAtcttgattttttaataaaaatcctATCGACATGACAGCCAGTTTTTGCTCTTTATCTGCAAATACTGGTATCCATctatgtaataaaataacaataacataagtagataataatattttgtgaaaaatatattcaaacaCGAAGAAAATACGTAACaatctttttaaaaaatttacaaaaaattttccaatttttataataataaatggtaattatatttaatacccATCGGATGATTGATGAACATCTCTGCCTTCCAAATTCAACAGATAAGGCACACTAGGTCCGCAGAGATCAACGTCTAACAAACCAACCTATAAAATTTTTGATATGTAAGCAATCTAACCTACAATTCAAAAAATTTTTCAAACTTACTCGAAAACCCGACTCTTTGAGCGCAAGTGCCAATTGTGTGCTGATTGTTGATTTTCCAACACCACCTTTACCAGAAAGCACTAATAAAACATGTTTGACACCTTCCAACATTACGAAAAGAAATACGCAAACACCACCGGCGATGTAACCTCCACGACAGTCGGTCGCGTTCTGacaatttttgttttctatcaATTTGACGTGGTTCCAGTCAAACGAGAATTTTTTCAACTACCAATTTTTCTTGTCTAAAATGCAGTCCATTCAAATTCATACACACTAAAGATcaaaaatttttctatttcgtttatACATCtcatagatataaaatatttattttttagtaaTCATGCATTTAAGTTTGACGATAATGCAAACATTTTGAGTTGCAAAATTTATCTGTTTTTGTATGAATACATTTCTAAAAATAAAGGAACCATTAACTGTTAAGTAAAAGTTCGGGAATTCTATCGCCACTGAACTGACACCTGTaggtaaaagaattaaaaattttagtttcaaatttttaaattacgcaattacaatttttgtaacataaaaatttcattttatctagTAAATTAGTTTTTTGTGCAAAAAAGAGATTTACATCTAAACTAAGCGTCTGTATTCGCTTTTACAACCATATGGTAATCAATAAATTTCCGTATCTATTAGCAACGGTGACTAAAAATGGTAAACATTACATCGTGcatcgtattttcttttttctttttaaaatatattattcgtcAGTGTTTTAAAAATCACTTTCATATACACATTCAACCCTTTAcactatttatattttattcactCTATAAATTTTCCTACAACGAAAGTATTTTAACTTTTTTCATACTGAATACTCGTAACAGATACTATCAAGAGCGAAGCCAGCTGCTTCTGAAGGAGTGAGAAAGTCCGCATCAGACAAAAGAACACCAAAATTAGAGGAATTTTTGGAGAAGCGCGATTACACCGGCGCTTTGACACTTTTGGAGTTCAACAATGCCTCAGAAACTACTGGAAATTCCGAATTATGGATGGGCTACTGCGCTTTTCACTTAGGAGACTACAAACGTGCATCAAAAATTTACGAGaatttaaaaaggaaagatcaaGCACCGGCGGATACGTCGACGAACTTAGCATGTTGTTATTTCTACCTTGGCATGTACCCTGAGTCTCAACAAATTCTCGAAGATGCTCCACACAGTAAATTGAAGAACAGATTGTTGTTTCACTTAGCGCACAAGATGGGAAATGAAGCTAAATTGATGGAATACCATCATATGTTGGAGGATATGATCGAAGATCAACTTAGTTTGGCTTCTATTCATTACTTACGGGCTCATTATCAAGAAGCTATCGATGTTTATAAAAAGATCCTACTGGAGAACAGGTTGTTATCCAACTGTCTTTATTCTATTTGATAAGTAATTGGAATATCgatatttcaaattaaaattatctttaGGGACTTTGATAGCGACGATTCGAGTATATGTAGCATTAACGAAAATCTAGGCGATAAAAGTTCCGATATGCATTTGATCAGAGAGTTAAGAAGTTCCAGGTACCCACTTCCTCCATCCTTTTCCTATTATTCCCATAATATGAATAATTCTTTCTAACCGAAGACAATTCTACACGATTTATCTTCGAAAGCTTTACTCGACCATGTTCCTTTTACAGAGATTACTTCGCGTTAAATGTATACGTTGCCTTGTGCTACTACAAATTGGATTACTATGATGTGGCGCAAGAAGTTCTTCAGGTTTATCTACAAAAGTATCCTGATAGTGCGATCGCCATAAACTTAAAAGCCTGCAATCATTTCCGCCTGTACAATGGTAACGCCGCGCAAAATGAGATGAAGCAGCTGATAGATAAGATGTCCAACTCTCTCAGCTTCAGTCACGATCTCATACGTCACAACACAGTCGTACGTAACGTTAGAAAATATTCGAACCATTTTATACATCACAATACAATCGTACGTAACATCACAGAATTTTTCCAAATCGTGGACATCTTTATGGATTcgagtaaaataaatttataattaatacatacgtaaaagaattaatttaTCTTAGGTATTTAAGGGCGGAGAAGGTGCGTTGCAAATTTTGCCGAATTTAGTGGACGTTATACCGGAAGCCAGACTGAATCTGGTAATTTATTACTTGAGACAAGACAACGTGCAAGAAGCGTTCGAATTAATCAAAGATCTTGAACCAGCTGTCCCACAGGAGTACATCTTGAAAGGGATAGTCAACGCGGTAATGGGTCAGGAAACGAATTCCGTAAGTTTCTGCGGCAACTAAAATGCAAACTATGTGAGctaattatgaaaattgttttTAGCGCGATAACGTAAAGACGGCGCAACAATACTTTCAATTAGTGGGCTCTTCGGCGTCAGAATGCGATACCATACCTGGCAGACAATGCATGGCCTCCTGTTTCTTCCTCTATCGTCAGTTCGAGGAAGTCCTGGTGTATTTGAATTCGATAAAAACTTACTTCTCCAACGAAGACAACTTCAACTTCAATTACGCTCAGGCACAGGCCGCGGCGGGTTATTTCAAAGAGGCGGAAGAGGCGTTTTTAAACATAAGAAATGAGAAATACAAGAATGATTACATTTATATCAGCCTATTGGCGCACTGCTGTGAGTGATCGAGAAATAATGTTTAATCTTAATATCTTGCCTTGTACGTAATATCGAGTCGTACTCAAGGCATAGATAATAATTCCACTTTGGTGAAGgcaaattatatcgtacttgaggtATTGATAGCAAAAGTGAACTTCGATATTTGGCAAATTAAGTAATTCATTACCTAAATTAGACACGAGTACAAAATACTTAGTGCAACGACTGGCTTCGTTTTGTATGACTAGTGCAAATTCTTAAGTCAGACTAACAGGAGAAGTTCATATTTAGGAAAGATTAGTCATTTACACTTTTGCTCTTGATGTCTCATTTATAACAAAATGTCTGCTTTAATTGTTTAATCCTTCTTTAATTCCTCAATGAAAATCACTGTATGCACAAACTACGTTATAACTTTCAAAATTTTTCACTTGAGAACATCATAGAATATAATAATCAAGGGGTCGattatttctatattattcTTTCTTATTCTGATTTAGACATAATGAACAAGAAACCTCAGTTAGCCTGGGACTTGTATCTAAAAATGGACACGACGACGGAGTCGTTTAATTTGCTTCAATTGATCGCGAATGATTGTTACAAAGTCGGTGAATTTTGGTATGCGGCAAAAGCGTTCGACATGTTGGAACGAATGGATCCAAGTCCAGAAAATTGGGAAGGGAAACGTGGTGCTTGTTGCGGCACTTTTCAATATATTGTAGCTGAAAGGCAACCAAAGTGAGCGCTCTTACTTTGAAGAATCATTTTTTTTCCATAAAAAAGCATCTCGTTATTTTGCAAATACATAATTCctttttaatgtcatttttaGAGAGCTCTTACCTGAGGTCGTACAGGTTTTGAAGAATACCTCGAACTCACAAGTGGAACAGATCATTCGAGTGATGCGTAAATGGGGTAAAGATAACAGAATTAATTGTTGATGATAGGAATCGAGTGGACAGTGACTGATCGTTATCGTTAAGCCTGAAACGTTAAGCCTTATCTGAAACACGTTGAACAGCTATGGAATGTTAATGCATCTTGTAATATGCCTGTGTAAACTATGTATATGCTAATTCAAGACCACAGGCAAAAGAtacagtaaattatatttttgtttttcacACAAGAGCAATCTTAGAATTCAATATCAATCAATTATACATTACCAAAACTGCCTTTCTAGTAAATTTGTTTGTGCGGTtctcttgaaaaatatttgccaAAAGACTATCCATACCTCAGTTCTgaagaaaaattcatttttaactTTATAGCTTCGTCTTCGATGGCTATTTGCATCTTTGTACTGAATacgttctttctctttttaagTATGTTATATCCttgtaaataaaaatcaagaagaaaaatttttacAACAAAATTGTGCTTATCAAGCCTTTCCCCTGTGGTCTTTAATTATGATAAAAGTATTTTATATACCTGAAATATTTGTGCAGAGTATCTTTTCAATGAGTCCACGGTGTTGatgatttaatataaaatagatatatttaaacTGTGATACActcattttataatataataataataataataataatcattgtaatagtaataataataataataattaattttaacaaacACAATCGGTGAATCGTAAAAACACCATAGTTGATGGCATACACCAC encodes the following:
- the Srp68 gene encoding signal recognition particle 68 produces the protein MVVEEKSSDSFKKNQINDDTTPTEQKTYSMEILKIIKEAQQQHGLRHGDYQRYRGYCSRRLRRLRKVLKVPQGDKRHFKRRDITAMMVTDDKFLQVPLMMAERAWSYAMQLRQESNTEPRKKFHLISRLRKAATYSLQLQELIESVNCDARTKLEAQAYVAWIHGSLHFELQLWKKAMENLKKAQVVYGKLASALPESEQVMYNARVEELAPSLRYCAYNIGDTTAIDDLMQMRGQLSGELLASLDSLIAQTREKQINAEEVTWRGQSCGVVPPRAAGLLIADSRLNQTLEKAATNQAKIDLLEAHLIDCKDAISAVRDLFKNELKNKDNDKLSPPQHLITYLQYIRLSRTLERNLALINAAAESAKTKPQDIVRLYEAALHNLVEISQLQDDEEFVREQEAKTKGYRAFKCYYMAQSLANLHRWREAMTLYQRSTQHAKDALEYGKILPESLKEALEKLEISIEGAKYTAHAHSVLEDGQEEESGVNKYTKTKKPLHERLHEYREDSALLTKQPNVYKLPPSMQPISCKPLFFDLAFNMVEFPDLSEKLGNQTKKGGQAGLTGFVKGLWGWGNK
- the r-l gene encoding rudimentary-like, producing MDIELEQLAINLFDIGAFKFGEFVTKVGLKTPIYFDLRVLVSHPKIMTRLARMLLLFVEECPNVARICGVPYAALPLATLISIDSNVPMLIKRKEAKTYGTKKIIEGNFKPGDSCVIIEDVVTSGSSILETADILRREGLKVTEAFVVIDREQNGKKNIESHGILMRSLYTTTKLMTYLLKANKISPKIVKDVTDYLLISQAPIISPDTRLMMPFHIRASRCKNAIGSKLFNLMESKQSTICLAADLTKADAVIELADLVGPHIVLLKTHVDILEDFSDNFIKRLKELAKKHDFLLMEDRKFADIGNTVCLQYEKGIYKIAQWADVVTVHAIAGQSIIDGFKNSLKNISEPRGLFILAEMSSKGALTIGEYVQNAINIAQNSDIVVGVVCQSDIFSSPGLIQLTPGVKILKSSDDLGQQYNTPESVVNSGADLAVVGRGITEAEDKLAATLKYKEELWTAYIKRITS
- the Nubp2 gene encoding NUBP iron-sulfur cluster assembly factor 2, which codes for MLEGVKHVLLVLSGKGGVGKSTISTQLALALKESGFRVGLLDVDLCGPSVPYLLNLEGRDVHQSSDGWIPVFADKEQKLAVMSIGFLLKNQDESIVWRGPKKTGMIKQFLTDVVWQDIDYLIIDTPPGTSDEHITVMENLRNVKCDGALIVTTPQAVAVDDVLREITFCRKTGIHIFGIIENMSGFVCPSCSECTNIFSAGGGIALSKMVNVPFLAKVPIDPQVGKLAATGQSVLVTLPDSQVAQVFRKLVEELTQSKEA
- the Ttc26 gene encoding tetratricopeptide repeat domain 26; protein product: MGYCAFHLGDYKRASKIYENLKRKDQAPADTSTNLACCYFYLGMYPESQQILEDAPHSKLKNRLLFHLAHKMGNEAKLMEYHHMLEDMIEDQLSLASIHYLRAHYQEAIDVYKKILLENRDYFALNVYVALCYYKLDYYDVAQEVLQVYLQKYPDSAIAINLKACNHFRLYNGNAAQNEMKQLIDKMSNSLSFSHDLIRHNTVVFKGGEGALQILPNLVDVIPEARLNLVIYYLRQDNVQEAFELIKDLEPAVPQEYILKGIVNAVMGQETNSRDNVKTAQQYFQLVGSSASECDTIPGRQCMASCFFLYRQFEEVLVYLNSIKTYFSNEDNFNFNYAQAQAAAGYFKEAEEAFLNIRNEKYKNDYIYISLLAHCYIMNKKPQLAWDLYLKMDTTTESFNLLQLIANDCYKVGEFWYAAKAFDMLERMDPSPENWEGKRGACCGTFQYIVAERQPKELLPEVVQVLKNTSNSQVEQIIRVMRKWGKDNRINC